One genomic window of Ruminococcus gauvreauii includes the following:
- the rfbA gene encoding glucose-1-phosphate thymidylyltransferase RfbA, with translation MKGIILAGGSGTRLYPLTKAISKQIMPVYDKPMIYYPLSTLMLAGIRDILIISTPRDLPVFEELFGTGEQLGLRMSYAVQEYPRGLADAFIIGEEFIGDDNVALVLGDNIFYGQSFQKVLKSAAGREEGATIFGYYVRDPREYGVVEFDGDGKALSIEEKPERPKSNYAVPGLYFYDNDVVEIAKNVKPSARGEIEITSVNNEYLQRGTLHVETLGRGFAWLDTGSHDMLLDAADFVAAFQKRQGLYISCIEEIAYKKGFITKEQLVELAQPLLKTAYGQYLLEIAEGL, from the coding sequence ATGAAAGGTATTATTTTAGCAGGCGGCTCCGGTACGAGGCTGTATCCGCTGACGAAAGCGATTTCCAAACAGATCATGCCGGTCTACGACAAACCGATGATCTACTATCCGCTGTCAACGCTGATGCTGGCGGGGATCCGCGATATCCTGATCATCTCGACGCCGAGAGACCTTCCTGTCTTTGAGGAACTGTTTGGGACGGGAGAGCAGCTGGGACTTCGGATGAGTTATGCCGTGCAGGAATATCCGAGAGGACTTGCGGATGCGTTTATCATCGGGGAAGAGTTTATCGGCGATGATAACGTGGCGCTCGTGCTCGGGGATAATATTTTCTACGGACAGAGTTTCCAGAAAGTACTCAAAAGTGCTGCCGGGAGAGAAGAAGGGGCAACGATCTTCGGATACTATGTACGTGATCCGAGGGAGTACGGTGTCGTCGAGTTCGACGGGGACGGAAAAGCGCTGTCCATCGAAGAAAAACCGGAACGCCCGAAGTCCAACTATGCCGTGCCGGGGCTGTATTTCTATGACAACGATGTCGTTGAGATTGCGAAAAACGTAAAGCCGTCCGCCCGCGGAGAGATTGAGATCACGAGCGTGAATAATGAATACCTGCAGAGGGGAACGCTCCATGTAGAGACCCTTGGCCGGGGATTTGCATGGCTGGATACCGGAAGCCATGACATGCTGTTGGACGCTGCCGACTTTGTGGCCGCGTTTCAGAAACGGCAGGGTCTTTACATCTCCTGCATCGAGGAGATCGCATACAAAAAAGGATTTATCACGAAAGAACAGCTGGTAGAACTGGCACAGCCCTTATTAAAAACGGCTTATGGACAGTATCTGCTGGAGATTGCTGAAGGATTATAA
- the rfbC gene encoding dTDP-4-dehydrorhamnose 3,5-epimerase encodes MGKITVETCEIEGLKVITPAVFGDERGYFMETYNYNDYRAAGIDMEFVQDNQSSSKKGVLRGLHFQINYPQDKLVRVVSGEVFDVAVDLRPGSETYGKWFGVVLSAENKKQFFIPKNFAHGFVVLSDSAEFAYKCTDFYHPNDEGGLAYNDPEIGIEWPIPSGMELTISEKDRNWGSFQEYTKKRQG; translated from the coding sequence ATGGGAAAGATTACAGTAGAAACATGTGAGATAGAAGGATTAAAGGTGATCACGCCTGCTGTGTTCGGTGACGAGCGCGGTTACTTTATGGAGACCTACAACTATAATGATTACAGGGCTGCAGGCATCGATATGGAATTTGTACAGGACAATCAGTCCAGTTCCAAAAAGGGAGTGCTCAGGGGACTGCATTTTCAGATCAATTATCCGCAGGATAAGCTGGTGCGCGTGGTCAGCGGGGAAGTGTTTGACGTCGCGGTCGATCTCCGTCCGGGGTCAGAGACATACGGAAAATGGTTCGGTGTGGTTCTGTCGGCAGAGAATAAAAAACAGTTCTTTATTCCGAAGAACTTTGCGCACGGATTTGTGGTGCTCTCCGATTCCGCTGAATTTGCATACAAATGCACCGATTTCTATCATCCGAATGATGAGGGAGGTCTGGCATATAATGATCCGGAGATCGGGATTGAATGGCCGATTCCCTCAGGGATGGAACTGACGATTTCTGAAAAGGACCGGAACTGGGGAAGCTTTCAAGAGTATACAAAGAAGCGTCAGGGATAA
- a CDS encoding ABC transporter permease — protein MLKKIFSLPVELYQNRRLILSLAKNDFKTKYAGSYLGIIWAFIQPIVTVLVYWFVFGLALRAGGDRSVPFVLWLVAGLVPWFFVQDSLVNGTNALIEYNYLVKKVVFKISILPMVKVISALFVHLFFILVVLVIYALHGYFPDLYVLQLIYYSFSAFMLVLGISYLTSAVVVFFRDLSQIINIFLQVGVWLTPIMWSFKDLGLESGGTIATILKLNPIYYIVTGYRDALIDKIAFWEHPGLTVYFWVVTAVIFIVGASLFKKMKVHFADVL, from the coding sequence ATGCTGAAAAAAATATTTTCGCTTCCGGTGGAGCTGTATCAGAACCGAAGACTGATCCTCTCACTGGCAAAAAATGATTTTAAAACGAAATATGCCGGGTCTTATCTCGGCATTATCTGGGCTTTCATTCAGCCGATCGTGACAGTGCTTGTGTACTGGTTTGTCTTTGGTCTTGCACTGCGGGCCGGGGGCGACCGCTCCGTTCCGTTTGTATTGTGGCTGGTGGCCGGCCTGGTGCCGTGGTTTTTTGTGCAGGACAGCCTGGTAAACGGGACGAATGCGCTGATCGAATATAATTACCTGGTCAAAAAGGTGGTGTTCAAAATCAGTATCCTTCCGATGGTCAAAGTGATCTCGGCATTGTTTGTGCACCTGTTTTTCATACTTGTTGTGCTGGTGATCTATGCGCTTCACGGGTATTTCCCGGATCTGTATGTGCTGCAGCTGATTTATTACAGTTTCAGCGCTTTTATGCTGGTGCTCGGCATTTCTTATCTGACGAGCGCGGTTGTAGTGTTCTTCCGTGACTTATCACAGATTATCAATATTTTTCTGCAGGTGGGCGTCTGGCTGACTCCGATCATGTGGAGCTTCAAGGATCTGGGCCTGGAGTCCGGTGGTACAATTGCAACGATACTGAAACTGAACCCGATCTATTATATTGTCACGGGATACCGTGATGCGCTGATAGATAAAATTGCGTTCTGGGAACACCCGGGTCTCACCGTATATTTCTGGGTCGTGACGGCAGTCATTTTCATAGTCGGCGCAAGCCTGTTCAAAAAAATGAAAGTCCATTTTGCGGACGTTTTATAA
- the rfbB gene encoding dTDP-glucose 4,6-dehydratase, protein MRTYLVTGGAGFIGSNYIHYMFKKYGDEIRIINVDKLTYAGNLENLKDIEDRENYTFVRADICDSNAIQLIFDEHDIDRVVHFAAESHVDRSIRNPEVFVKTNVLGTLVMLNAAKAAWELPDGSFKEGKKFLHVSTDEVYGSLEHEGEYFYETTPYDPHSPYSASKASSDMLVKSYMDTYRFPANITNCSNNYGPYQFPEKLIPLIINNALQGKKLPVYGDGKNVRDWLYVEDHAKGIDMVQEKGRLFETYNIGGHNEKQNIQIIHIILDTLQEMLPEGDPRKKLVSEDLITYVTDRKGHDRRYAIAPDKIKEEIGWYPETMFEEGIKLTIQWYFEHEDWMKHVTSGDYQKYYNEMYQ, encoded by the coding sequence ATGAGAACTTACCTCGTAACCGGAGGTGCCGGTTTTATCGGTTCTAACTATATTCACTATATGTTTAAAAAGTACGGTGATGAGATCCGTATTATTAACGTGGACAAACTCACCTATGCAGGTAATCTCGAGAATCTGAAAGATATAGAAGACAGAGAGAACTATACGTTTGTAAGGGCGGATATCTGCGACAGCAATGCGATTCAGCTGATATTTGATGAGCATGACATTGACAGAGTCGTTCATTTTGCGGCTGAGAGCCATGTGGACCGCAGCATACGCAATCCGGAGGTCTTTGTAAAGACGAATGTACTGGGTACACTGGTGATGCTGAATGCGGCGAAGGCAGCCTGGGAGCTGCCGGACGGCAGCTTTAAAGAGGGAAAGAAATTTCTCCATGTGTCGACGGACGAGGTATACGGGTCGCTGGAACATGAAGGGGAGTACTTCTACGAGACGACGCCGTACGATCCGCACAGTCCGTACTCGGCGAGCAAGGCATCTTCCGATATGCTGGTGAAATCCTATATGGATACGTACAGATTCCCCGCGAATATCACGAACTGCAGCAATAATTACGGGCCGTATCAGTTTCCGGAAAAGCTGATTCCGCTGATCATCAACAATGCGCTTCAGGGAAAGAAGCTTCCGGTATACGGTGACGGAAAAAATGTGCGTGACTGGCTGTATGTCGAAGACCATGCAAAGGGAATTGACATGGTACAGGAAAAGGGAAGACTCTTCGAGACATACAACATTGGCGGCCATAATGAAAAACAGAATATTCAGATCATTCATATCATTCTGGACACCCTGCAGGAAATGCTGCCGGAAGGGGATCCGAGAAAAAAACTCGTCAGCGAAGATCTGATCACTTATGTGACGGACAGAAAAGGACATGACCGGCGATATGCGATCGCTCCTGATAAAATCAAAGAGGAGATCGGCTGGTACCCCGAGACCATGTTCGAAGAGGGAATCAAACTGACCATTCAATGGTATTTTGAGCACGAAGACTGGATGAAACATGTAACGAGCGGTGATTACCAGAAATATTATAACGAAATGTATCAGTAA
- a CDS encoding DUF2142 domain-containing protein, translating to MKMKKLRNKYIGIAAVIFVILTAGVLGELCYNLPVKKQADYQYLGAEQIKADGFTLTDGVYVSERPGASLTLSFEEQYVDKLYYEFDYEGQLHATILVGDYQEEDSSKGRKIADDNNHMFTSSTVNIRNTTDKITIRMPKEAEHVNIRAVAINNTENYSAGRFLFHCAAAGLILLVLFLLHGGKQLKPERIFLTVSLCVGSLLILLLPVHKVGLDEEIHFGRAYYLFDTLLGRETITVTPAMNDLIQTSMNNWPYSIPQSEEEYKQEEAFWNSNLSWDSQKPSDDNQQNNYGFQMYSFSYLPQALMIKAGQLLHLDFTSIYKLGRLGNLLLYCAVMFLAIRRIPFGKRIMLVLALMPTAMFSAVTYTYDATVTAFTFLGIAYLLPELADRDRHVSYKNCAVFTAAFVIASLPKPVYIPMIALALFIPSARFKTVKERRMFRGFIVFAFLLVLSTFALPPLLNPHQAGDARGGDTSVGQQLRYVFGHPLLYAKLLLKSLWEKFFSFTFGYRGLGQMGHLAGDSSMVTTALLAAGVTITDVRGREKADLTVIQKAAAAVLAFVTICLVWSALYLSFTPVGADIIRGVQGRYYLPVTMMFLLAFRTGYIRNTLPEHIDTAILTGASTLLLLASVYSAVVVNTF from the coding sequence ATGAAGATGAAGAAACTCAGGAATAAATATATCGGTATCGCGGCTGTGATTTTTGTGATTCTTACAGCGGGTGTCCTGGGAGAACTATGCTACAATCTGCCCGTTAAAAAACAGGCGGATTACCAGTACCTCGGGGCGGAGCAGATCAAAGCGGACGGCTTTACACTGACAGACGGTGTTTATGTCAGCGAACGCCCGGGAGCAAGCCTGACGCTGTCTTTTGAAGAACAGTACGTTGACAAGCTGTATTATGAATTTGACTATGAAGGCCAGCTGCATGCGACGATACTCGTGGGAGACTATCAGGAGGAGGATTCCTCAAAGGGCAGAAAGATAGCCGATGATAATAATCACATGTTTACATCTTCCACCGTGAACATCAGAAATACCACGGACAAGATTACAATACGCATGCCGAAGGAGGCTGAGCACGTCAATATCCGTGCTGTCGCGATCAACAATACGGAGAATTACTCTGCCGGGCGGTTTCTGTTCCACTGCGCAGCGGCGGGGCTCATCCTGCTGGTCCTGTTCCTGCTGCATGGCGGGAAACAGCTGAAACCGGAGCGTATCTTTCTGACGGTCAGCCTGTGTGTGGGAAGTCTGCTGATCCTGCTGCTGCCGGTGCACAAAGTAGGGCTGGATGAGGAGATCCACTTCGGGAGGGCGTATTATCTGTTTGATACGCTGCTGGGCCGGGAGACCATAACGGTGACGCCTGCCATGAACGACCTGATCCAGACAAGCATGAACAACTGGCCGTACAGTATCCCGCAGTCGGAGGAAGAGTACAAACAGGAAGAAGCTTTCTGGAACAGTAACCTGTCCTGGGATTCGCAGAAGCCGTCGGATGACAATCAGCAGAACAATTACGGATTTCAGATGTATTCTTTCAGCTATCTTCCGCAGGCGCTGATGATAAAGGCGGGACAGCTTTTGCACCTGGACTTTACATCGATCTACAAACTCGGAAGACTGGGGAACCTGCTCCTGTACTGTGCGGTCATGTTCCTGGCGATTCGCCGTATCCCGTTTGGCAAGCGTATTATGCTGGTGCTTGCACTGATGCCGACCGCCATGTTTTCTGCAGTGACCTACACGTATGATGCGACGGTGACGGCGTTTACCTTTCTGGGCATCGCATATCTGCTTCCGGAGCTGGCTGACAGGGACAGGCATGTATCGTATAAAAACTGTGCGGTCTTCACCGCGGCATTTGTTATCGCGAGCCTTCCAAAACCCGTCTATATACCGATGATCGCGCTGGCGCTTTTTATTCCGTCCGCAAGATTTAAGACGGTGAAAGAGCGCAGGATGTTCAGAGGGTTTATTGTATTTGCATTTCTGCTGGTGCTGTCGACGTTTGCACTGCCGCCGCTTTTAAACCCGCACCAGGCAGGGGATGCCAGGGGCGGGGATACCAGCGTGGGACAACAGCTGCGGTATGTGTTTGGGCACCCGCTTCTCTATGCGAAGCTGCTGCTTAAAAGCCTGTGGGAGAAATTCTTCTCCTTTACTTTCGGGTACCGGGGGCTTGGACAGATGGGACATCTTGCGGGTGATTCGAGTATGGTGACGACGGCGCTGCTGGCGGCGGGTGTGACCATCACCGATGTGCGCGGGCGTGAAAAAGCGGATCTGACTGTGATCCAGAAAGCCGCCGCCGCAGTTCTGGCGTTTGTGACGATCTGTCTCGTGTGGTCGGCACTTTATCTCAGCTTTACCCCCGTCGGTGCAGACATTATACGGGGAGTGCAGGGGAGGTACTATCTGCCAGTGACTATGATGTTTCTGCTGGCTTTTCGGACCGGATATATCAGGAATACCCTGCCGGAACACATTGACACTGCGATACTGACAGGCGCAAGCACACTGCTGCTGCTGGCGTCGGTATACAGTGCGGTTGTGGTAAATACGTTTTAA